A window of the Scandinavium goeteborgense genome harbors these coding sequences:
- a CDS encoding TVP38/TMEM64 family protein, giving the protein MLIQLQQLQQLIQHRGPLGAAVYVVLFVIAAVCLIPGSLLVIAGGLLFGPLYGTLLSVLASTLACAVSFLLARGLGRRALVRAVGHTATFQAIERGIAHSGLDFLLLTRLIPLFPYNIQNYAYGLTSIAFWPFILISAITTLPGLLIFTLMASSLATQGITWLLMLKLSLAGLALFALVQLAKAWARHRGIDIALFTPAETAERGPQ; this is encoded by the coding sequence ATGCTTATTCAGCTCCAACAGTTACAACAGCTTATTCAACACCGCGGGCCGCTGGGCGCCGCGGTGTATGTTGTGCTGTTCGTGATCGCTGCGGTTTGCCTGATCCCCGGCAGCCTGTTGGTGATTGCCGGTGGCCTGCTGTTTGGCCCACTTTACGGCACGCTGCTGTCGGTCCTGGCCTCGACGCTGGCCTGCGCGGTCTCTTTTTTACTGGCCCGAGGGCTGGGCCGACGGGCGCTGGTGCGGGCCGTCGGGCACACCGCCACCTTCCAGGCGATTGAACGCGGGATCGCCCACAGCGGGCTTGATTTTCTGCTGCTGACCCGGCTCATTCCGCTGTTTCCGTATAACATTCAAAACTATGCCTACGGTCTGACGTCGATCGCCTTCTGGCCTTTCATCCTGATTTCCGCGATAACCACCCTGCCGGGGCTGCTGATTTTTACCCTGATGGCCAGTTCCCTCGCGACGCAGGGCATCACGTGGCTGTTGATGCTCAAGCTCAGTCTTGCCGGGTTGGCGCTGTTCGCCCTCGTGCAGTTGGCGAAAGCCTGGGCGCGGCATCGGGGCATTGATATCGCGCTGTTTACGCCTGCCGAAACGGCTGAACGAGGCCCGCAGTGA
- a CDS encoding TVP38/TMEM64 family protein, producing the protein MLGAYLLFPGVKAFVDNSFAAFAHLDSADLARFIQSWGPQAAAVSFFLMILQAIVAPLPAFLITFANASLFGAFWGGVLSWTSAMAGAAFCFYIARILGRGAVEKLTGKTVLDGMDTFFTRYGKHTILICRLLPFVPFDPISYAAGLTSLRFRSFMLATGLGQLPATVVYSCVGSWLTGGTYWLVTGLLTLFALAILLMMAKKFYAERQKRFR; encoded by the coding sequence ATGCTGGGCGCGTACCTGCTGTTCCCTGGCGTGAAAGCCTTTGTGGATAACAGCTTCGCGGCTTTTGCTCACCTCGACAGCGCCGACCTGGCACGTTTCATTCAATCCTGGGGCCCGCAGGCTGCCGCCGTTTCCTTCTTTTTGATGATCCTGCAAGCCATTGTCGCCCCGCTCCCCGCCTTTTTGATTACCTTCGCCAACGCCTCGCTGTTTGGCGCCTTCTGGGGCGGCGTACTGTCGTGGACCAGCGCGATGGCGGGCGCGGCATTTTGCTTTTATATCGCCAGAATCCTCGGGCGCGGCGCGGTGGAAAAGCTGACCGGCAAAACGGTGCTCGACGGCATGGACACCTTTTTCACGCGCTACGGCAAACACACGATCCTCATTTGCCGCCTGTTGCCTTTCGTGCCCTTCGACCCAATTAGCTACGCCGCCGGGCTGACGTCGCTGCGCTTTCGGTCGTTTATGCTGGCAACCGGGCTCGGTCAATTGCCTGCCACTGTCGTCTACTCCTGCGTCGGCAGTTGGCTGACGGGCGGTACCTACTGGCTGGTCACCGGGCTGCTGACCCTGTTCGCCCTGGCTATCCTGTTGATGATGGCTAAAAAATTCTACGCTGAACGCCAAAAGAGGTTCCGATAA
- a CDS encoding ABC transporter substrate-binding protein: MRLLSRHLLWIALLAVSPWALSAQNWQQTEHEARGQTVWFNAWGGDQAVNRYLDWASGEVQRDYGVTLKMVHLADAADAVKRIQTEARAGRTHGGSVDLLWVNGENFRTLKEANLLQTGWAQSLPNWQYVDLQKPVLEDFSIPTDGAESPWGSAQLTFIARRSQTSQPPTSPQALLDFATAHPGTVTYPRPPDFTATAFLEQLLLNLTTQPDALKQPPNDATFAAVTAPLWAYLDKLHPHLWRNGSDFPASPARMDAMLTHSTLRLSLTFNPMHASQKVASGELPADSFSFGFSEGMLGNVHFVTIPANARAVAGAKVVANFLLSPAAQQRKADPAVWGDPTVLDMNKLPTPWPAAQSEKMPPVLAEPHATWVNALEQEWLRRYGTH, translated from the coding sequence ATGCGTCTTCTCTCCCGCCATTTGTTATGGATAGCCCTGCTCGCGGTCAGCCCGTGGGCGCTGTCGGCCCAAAACTGGCAGCAAACCGAACACGAGGCTCGCGGGCAAACCGTGTGGTTCAACGCCTGGGGCGGCGATCAGGCGGTGAATCGCTATCTCGACTGGGCCAGCGGCGAGGTGCAGCGCGATTACGGCGTAACACTTAAAATGGTGCATCTGGCTGATGCAGCGGATGCGGTAAAACGCATTCAGACCGAAGCGCGCGCCGGGCGTACGCACGGTGGCTCGGTGGATTTACTGTGGGTCAACGGCGAAAACTTCCGCACCCTGAAAGAGGCAAATTTACTGCAAACCGGTTGGGCGCAATCCCTGCCGAACTGGCAGTATGTCGATCTGCAGAAGCCGGTCCTGGAAGATTTTTCCATCCCGACGGACGGAGCGGAATCACCGTGGGGCAGCGCTCAGCTTACGTTTATCGCCCGCCGCAGCCAGACGTCTCAGCCGCCAACTTCGCCACAAGCATTACTGGATTTCGCCACGGCGCACCCTGGCACCGTGACCTATCCGCGTCCGCCGGATTTCACCGCCACCGCGTTTCTGGAACAACTGCTGTTGAATCTGACCACCCAGCCTGACGCGTTAAAGCAGCCACCCAACGACGCCACGTTCGCCGCCGTCACCGCGCCACTGTGGGCGTATCTCGACAAACTACATCCGCATTTGTGGCGCAACGGCAGCGACTTCCCGGCATCTCCCGCCCGGATGGACGCGATGCTGACCCACAGCACGCTGCGCCTGTCGCTGACTTTCAACCCGATGCACGCCAGCCAAAAAGTCGCCAGCGGCGAACTGCCTGCTGACAGTTTCAGCTTTGGGTTTAGCGAGGGAATGCTCGGCAACGTGCATTTTGTGACGATCCCGGCCAACGCCCGCGCCGTGGCTGGCGCAAAGGTGGTGGCGAACTTTCTGCTGTCACCCGCGGCTCAGCAGCGCAAAGCCGACCCGGCTGTTTGGGGCGACCCCACGGTGCTGGACATGAACAAACTCCCGACGCCGTGGCCTGCCGCGCAGTCCGAAAAAATGCCGCCGGTGCTGGCTGAACCGCACGCCACCTGGGTTAACGCGCTGGAGCAGGAATGGCTGCGCCGCTACGGCACGCACTGA
- a CDS encoding ABC transporter permease subunit — protein MAAPLRHALTALLWAAMGLIYLPLLPAAVQLLMPALTLANWQALLGDPQLPQAALATMVSTLIAVVGAFALALSVVAALWPSQQWQRLAARLPLLLALPHVAFASAALLLFAEGGWLFRQFPQITPPIDRYGIGLGLTLAVKESVFLLWAMYALTAEKGLAEQGLTLRSQGYGRWQCVAWIVLPRLLPQLRIVLLATAAWTLSAVDVALILGPGNPPTLAVLAWQWLSQGDALQQAQGSLTCLLLILMLAALVLVAHLLWRAFRARVPDFQGVRHPQPLALPGNVLAWLLPLSGVLCAVTLGLLSDSQLANIDSINNSLWLALGASLISLIFCLLWLEYGPQRCYSLIWACIWLPLVLPALPLVAGQYQLALLSWQDGEWLTVLWGHLLWVVPWMLFILLPAWRRLDPRLLTIARTLGWTRWRCFWQVKSPLLLRPILAALAVGFSVSIAQYLPTLWLGAGRITTLTTDAVALSSGGSTPMLATQALWQLLLPGCFFLFISLLLRWLGHYRQGLR, from the coding sequence ATGGCTGCGCCGCTACGGCACGCACTGACGGCGCTGCTGTGGGCCGCGATGGGGCTGATTTATTTGCCCCTGCTGCCCGCTGCCGTTCAGTTGCTGATGCCCGCGCTGACGCTCGCCAACTGGCAGGCGCTGTTGGGCGACCCGCAGCTTCCGCAGGCGGCGCTGGCGACGATGGTCTCCACGCTTATCGCCGTCGTCGGCGCCTTCGCCCTCGCGCTATCGGTGGTGGCGGCGTTATGGCCCTCTCAGCAATGGCAACGTCTGGCGGCCCGCCTGCCGCTGCTGCTCGCCCTGCCTCATGTGGCGTTCGCCAGCGCGGCGTTACTGCTATTTGCCGAAGGCGGCTGGTTGTTCCGCCAGTTCCCGCAGATTACGCCGCCGATTGACCGCTACGGTATCGGGCTGGGTCTGACGCTGGCGGTGAAAGAGAGCGTGTTTTTGCTGTGGGCGATGTACGCCCTGACCGCAGAAAAAGGATTAGCCGAACAGGGCCTGACGCTGCGCAGCCAGGGTTACGGCCGCTGGCAATGCGTGGCGTGGATTGTGCTGCCGCGTTTGCTGCCGCAGCTGCGTATTGTCCTGCTGGCGACCGCCGCCTGGACACTCTCTGCCGTCGACGTGGCGCTGATCCTCGGCCCCGGCAACCCGCCGACGCTGGCAGTACTGGCCTGGCAGTGGCTGTCTCAGGGGGATGCCTTACAGCAGGCGCAAGGTTCGCTGACGTGCCTGCTTCTGATCCTGATGTTGGCGGCGTTGGTGCTCGTCGCCCATCTGCTGTGGCGCGCCTTCCGCGCCCGGGTGCCTGACTTTCAGGGCGTTCGCCATCCGCAGCCGCTGGCATTACCGGGCAACGTGCTGGCCTGGCTGCTGCCGCTCAGCGGCGTGCTGTGCGCGGTAACGCTGGGGCTACTTTCCGACAGCCAACTGGCGAATATCGACAGCATCAACAACAGTCTGTGGCTGGCACTGGGCGCATCTTTGATCAGCCTGATCTTCTGTTTGCTGTGGCTGGAGTATGGTCCGCAGCGCTGTTATTCATTGATCTGGGCCTGCATTTGGCTGCCGCTGGTACTGCCCGCGCTGCCCCTCGTCGCCGGGCAATATCAGCTGGCGCTGCTAAGCTGGCAGGACGGTGAATGGCTGACGGTGCTGTGGGGGCATTTGCTGTGGGTGGTGCCGTGGATGCTGTTTATTCTGCTGCCCGCCTGGCGACGGCTCGACCCGCGCCTGCTGACGATCGCCCGCACGCTCGGTTGGACTCGCTGGCGCTGCTTCTGGCAGGTGAAAAGCCCGCTGCTGCTGCGCCCGATCCTCGCCGCACTGGCGGTCGGTTTTTCCGTCAGCATCGCGCAATATTTGCCGACGCTGTGGCTCGGGGCCGGGCGCATTACCACCCTCACCACCGACGCCGTGGCGCTCAGCAGCGGCGGCAGTACGCCGATGCTCGCCACTCAGGCCCTTTGGCAACTGCTGCTACCTGGCTGCTTTTTCCTGTTCATCTCCCTGCTGTTACGGTGGCTGGGCCATTATCGACAAGGACTCCGTTAA